In the genome of Candidatus Hydrogenedens sp., the window TTCCACAAAACAAAAAATTTGGGATTATTGCATCGCGCTTTAACGAATTTATAGTTCAAAAACTACTGGATGGGGCTTTAGATGTCCTCAAAAGGCATGGTGTTCCTGATGAAATGATTACTGTTGTCTGGGTACCGGGCTCCTTTGAAATACCATTGATTGCTCAAAAAATGGCAGAATCCCAAAAATACGACGCTATTATTGCTTTAGGATGTGTTATTCGAGGAGGAACACCTCACTTTGAGTATATTGCCGCAGAAACTACAAAAGGAATAGGGCAGGTATCTTTAAATACCGGTGTCCCGGTTATTTTTGGAGTTTTAACTACGGATAGTATTGAGCAGGCAATTGAACGAGCAGGGACAAAAGCAGGAAATAAAGGGGCTCATTCAGCCTTAACTGCTTTAGAAATGGTTTCAATTGTGGAGCAATTGAATTCATGTTAGTAATGGAACGACGGAGAAAAGCACGAATTGCTGCGTTACAGTTTCTTTTTGGTCTGGAATTTCATCCCCTTGAAGGAGAAGAAGAATTAGAGGACTTTTGGAAACATAATCCTTTCAGGAAATCAGTAAGGGCTTACGCTGAAAAGTTAATTTGGGGGATAATCGAAAAACAGGAAGAA includes:
- the ribE gene encoding 6,7-dimethyl-8-ribityllumazine synthase — its product is MPKIVQGNLIPQNKKFGIIASRFNEFIVQKLLDGALDVLKRHGVPDEMITVVWVPGSFEIPLIAQKMAESQKYDAIIALGCVIRGGTPHFEYIAAETTKGIGQVSLNTGVPVIFGVLTTDSIEQAIERAGTKAGNKGAHSALTALEMVSIVEQLNSC